Part of the Carcharodon carcharias isolate sCarCar2 chromosome 20, sCarCar2.pri, whole genome shotgun sequence genome is shown below.
TTTCCCATATTAAATAACTAATTGATCTCCCATGCTGTTGTTAAGAGAGTTGGAAGAGATGTTGTGCATAAATTATCTGCTCGAAGTTTATGTTGTGACTTCAGCCCATGTCCAAGCCCATCCACTGATCTGGTGTGCTTTGCTTATCCTGCAGGACAGTAGTTTGTTGGGGTGTGGACATTGACCTGGTGATGCTGAGAGTGGACTAGCCTTGCTGCTGCTGCGCGTTGATTACTTGTGTGCTTTTTCCAAAGGAATAATGCGCGGTTGGGGAGAGACTTTGCTGTGACTCCTTTGCTCTTGCTTCGCTCAGTTTTCATCGGCTGTGCTGGCCTTGCACTTTGGCTCCTTCTTCCTTTTCAGttcttctttgctctcctaatctGTGGCTTTGGTGAATTTGGTATGTTCTCCTCTTTCTGTCTCACCCCTGCCGTCTTTtatctttatttgttcatgggatatggatgctgctggctagtccagcatttattgcccattcctaattgccctcaagaagatggtggtgtgccgctttcctgaactgctgcaattCATGTGTTGTATGTACACCCCCAGTGGTATTAGGAAGTGTGTTCCAAAATATTgatccagtgacactgaaggaatgacaatatagttccaagtcaggatggtatgtggcttggaggggaacttgcaggtggtggtgttcctctgCATGCCCTTATTCTTCCAGGTTGTAGAGGCCGCGGATTTGGAAaatactgtcgaaggagccttggtgtgttgctgcagtgcaccttatagatggtacaaACCGCTGCCAGTAGGTGTGAATGGTGAAGGGAGTAAATATTGAAGGTGGtaagtgtcaatcaagcgggctgctttgtcctgggtactGTTGAgctttgttgaagctgcactgatccaggcaaatggagggtattccatcacactcctgacttgtgccttgtagatggtagacagtctTTCAGGAGTccaggggtgagttacttgctgcagaattcctagcttctgaattgttcttgtagccaaagtatttatatggctggttcagatcagttttctggtcaatggtaaccccaggatgttgataatgggggatttggcgagtgtaatgccattgaatgtcaaaaagagatggttagattccctcttgttagaGAGTCACTCCctggcacttatcagcccaagcttgaatattgtccatGGACATGGACTCTTTTAGTATCTCTCCCTtttctctgtttgtttctgtctctttctctatcttctctctctctctcacacaaacacacacacacacacacacacacacacacacacatacccccgcccacccaccccacctgctCTCAGTTTGTCTCACAGACTCAAGTTTGAATACCAATGATGCAAATGCATAAATATAGTGTTAGGTCCATGCCTGCCTTCACTAGTGCTTAAAGTGAGTACCTGCATCTCTGGAGAGCCTTCTCATAATTGTGTAATCATACTGGATTTGCATAATTAGATTTAAATTTAGGCATCGTCAAATTCTGAATTCAGTTAATTGTTTTTCTGACTTAGTTTGGATAAGTAAAAATGAATAGATGGGATTGTCTGCTACAGTACCTCGTGGAATTGTTGTTCAGTGTCAGTTTCtgatttattcagcaggataagagtTGCACTCATACTGTGGAGTTAATTGATTAGCTACTACGTAATGGTACAGCATTATCTATTTAATCAGCAAGGTAAAGGTTACTTAGTATGAAACTTTATGCTATTGCTGTTTGCTCAACAGGTAATACGTACTtcctgtgtaactgtagagtttcTATATTCAGTACCGTAAGGTGTCAATGATATGGGTTGACaatttataaatacaagtttataAAGTATTTACAGCACATTTGGTCCATCACTCCCATACTGGCGGTTGCACTGCACACAAACCTCCTCAcctctcttcatctaaccccatcgcTATCTCTGACTGCTTTCACCCTCATGAACTTGCCTAGCTTCccacttaaatgcatctatgctatttgcctcaactactccttatGGTAGTGAGTTCCCCATTCTTGCTGAGTAAATAAGTTTCTGAAATTCTCTATTGGaattgtggcccctggttctggttCCCCTGGCAGTGAGGCATTCCTTTCGTGTCTACTTGTCcaaacctttcaccccttggttTTTTCCCAGAGAAAAGATCCCAGCCTGTTCAGTTCTTAATAGGCATAACCTCTGGGTTCTAGTACACgctaataatttttttttgtatcttctccAGTGCCTGTATATACTAATTAAAATATGGAGTTGAAAATTGCTGacagtgctcagagtgtggtctaactagactGCTATACAAGTTTAATGTGACTTCTCTCCTATTCAaatctatccctctagaaatgaacccagAGCTTTGTTTTTTCTATGgcctcattaacctgtgatactACTTGTAATGACTTGTATATCTGTACCTCTGACCCCCTTGTTCCTCTACTCCATTTAGGGGCTTATTTTTCAACGGAGTATGTAGTCTCCTTATTCTTCCAACTAAAATTTATTGTCGACATACCCATTCTGAATTTTGAAATCGTACTTCTGAGATCTAAGTCCAAATCGTTTTTGTAAGTATTGAACAGCAATGGTCCTAGCACAGATCTGCCACTTCCCACCATTTGTCCAATCTGAGTAACCACCTTTTAAACCCCACTGCTTTCTGTGTTGTAGTCAAATTGCTATCCATTCTGTTTTCTGTTTCCTGACCACATACATTCTAAGACCTTCGTCACTAATAAGTTTaagagggaattcaggagaaacttctttactctggttagaatgtggaacttgttgcTATATAAAGTTCAagaaaatagcatagatgcatttaagggaaagttgGATAAAAGCATGGGAGAGAACAGAATAGAATATATATTGATGGGTGAGATGAGgcagagcaggaggaggctcGAGTGCAACGTGAACACCagtatggaccagttgggctgactggcctgtttGTGATGTAAATTCTATGCAAGCTGGTTTGTTTTCAGTCGTTGTACAGGAGCCATGGATACTTGGAGTTTAGTGGGTTGGAGCAGTGTCCTTTCAGCGAGAATTATAGAATAGGTCTGGGCTTTGGGGGTTTTGAATCTATCCCGCCAGACCAATTGTGGACGACCCCTGACCATCGCTAAATAACTTGGACGGTGGCCACAGATGGCATcctagaattttacattaatttgGCATGTTACTAACCCACTAGAACCCTTGCTCCAGTTAGGAGCTCCTAGCCCTGGTCAGAGGGATACAACACTGCAGTGCAGATTTTCGGACCTCTTGAGCATGGATCGGCAAATTTACACTGAAGGTGGGAATGATTATTAGGGTGTGGTAGCTTTCCCCTGTACTTTTGAGGGCCTGAGGCATGTAATCCAGGGTCATTCTGAAGAGCAATGCTGTATTTAATTTAGATTTAATGCATTTAACAGGAAGCTAGATGAGTACTTGAGAGAGCAAGTAATGGAAGAATTTGTTGATGGGATTAGATAAGTCAGGTAGGAAGTTTATGTGGAGCACAATCACCAGAGACCTGTTGGGCCAAACATTTCTGCACTCTGAAATTGTATAATTTACGTAACGCTCATTTTTAAAGCCCATAGAAACCGTAACTACAAATTGCCTCTCCTGTGCAAATGGTTAGCAGAGCCTCTGCATATGTTCCTGCTTTATCTGGAATACATACcctgaaagggaggtggaagcaaatttaacaacTTTCAAAACAGAATAGTATTAATCCATGAAGAGGAAAAAAATtacaagattctgaggaaagGGTGGATTAGTGGAGGGTAGCAATTTGGATCGCTTTCTTGAGCTGGCAAAGGCATGATAGGATAAATGGCTTCCTGTACTCTACAATTCTAGATTTTTACTTACTATTGGAAGAAGCTTCTGGGCCCCAGTACACAGGCGAACAGCTGCTCCAAAATGTGGTGATGGTCGACGAGATTGGACATTTCTGGGGAACCTACAAAGGAAGGAAAAATGCATTTATATCGTGCCTTCCATGACCTTAGGACATCTCAGCAAattacttcaaaaagtacttcattactAGTATGGCCATGAGGTAAAAtgttctctgagggtagtgagtctttggaacactctttctgaaaaagcggtggaagcagagtctttgagtatttttaaggcagagccacaTAGATCCTTGGTcagcaagagggtgataggttatcagaggtaggcgagatggagatttgaggctgctatcagatcagccatgatcttattaaatgacggagcaggcttgaatggctgaatggcctactccttgtttgtatgttaagggtaaatattggcctggacagcAGGGAGAACACCTCTGCTCTTCCCTAGGGGGACAGATAGGATCTGGATTTAAGTTTTCATCTGAAAGATTATGGATTCTGTGGTTGAAATCTTTGGAGTGGAGCTTGAATATTCTGACTTGGGGGTGAGTATTAATTACTGAgaggtattaatctggtaaatcttctctgaactgcttccaatgcatttaaatcttaaataaggtgaccgatGCTGTACACTACTGCACATCACTAAACACAACTTATTTGGTCACTGTCacaccacagggagtagttgaggtgaatagttaAACTCCACAGATAATTTTTTCAACCTTAATAGTCAGATTGGAGAATACCAGTGTTTTTTGTGGACACTTTTATGTTCTGATACTCAGTAAATTTCATAAGATCTGCAACTGTATAAATCATTATGAATTTTGTCTCTGCACAATTCTTGCTATCTCCGACTTGAATTGAAGCTAGCAGCAAATTGTATAGATCTTTACAAATTGTTGAAAATGTCCCAGCAGGATCAGAGCTATTAACAGagtaagtgaatggacaaaaccATGGCACATGGATTTCGAAGTAGGCAATTGTGAGGTCATTCATTTTGGGCCTAAAGAGGATAGATCAAGGTACTTTCCAAATGGTCAAAAATGGGAAACAGTGGGGCCAGATACATGGATCATTTGATATGTCACGAACAAGTGAAGGAAATAATCAATGGTTGCCTTTATATCCATCGGGAGGACTAGAATTCAAGGGGGAGAATCATGCTTTAGTTATGCAAAGCTCGggttagatcacacctggagtactgtgaataATTCTAGGCACCACCTCTTTGGAAGGATGTTTTGGCTTTGGAAGGGAGTGtagcatagatttaccagaataatacCCAGACTCCAAGAATAAGGTCTGATTACACAaactgctgttgtattccttgaAATAgtaggttaaggggagatttgtttGAAGCTTTCAAGATATGAAAGGGACAGATATTgtagatggagagtgacattcaATAGAGTACATAGCGAGAAACTCTCCATTGGCAGCGCAGTTGGTAAACAGTGTTTGGATTTTTGTTAGTCTGTCTTTGCTCAACATCTGTGCCGCCATCCCTTCTTTCATCCCCTGCCTCCAATAAATGTCTAAATATTGCATACCTCTACCAGCGACATCTTGCAGTCTGGCCATGACAGTGCTGGTTGCTGGTGCAATGTGCATCCATCCTGAAAGGGGCATGATTTTCAATTTTTCTAGTCAAAAATAAAATATGCTGCATAGGGacaggagcagaccattcagccccttgagcctgttttgccattcagcCAGATCATGTCTGaactgtatctcaactccatgtATTTGTCTTGGTTTTGGTAACCCTTAATGTCCTTGCCCAACAAAAAACCtattaatctcagttttgaattttCAGTTGACATGcctcctgcacccctccctgCCACCCCACCTCAACTCAACAGCTTTGTTGGTCAGGGTGTTCCTAGATTTCCATGACTCTGGGTGAAGACCTATTTCCTGACATGAACTCCTGAATGGCCTAGATCTAATTGTAGTGTTATGAccctttgttctggattcccccatcaGAGGAAAGGGTTTCTCTAAGACGATTGAAGGATTTGTCAGGGTAGGTAAACACCTCAGCCAGACCACCCCTAACCAAAGTGCCGAACTCACCAAATCTCAGGTTCCTTTAATTTTGACATGTTAGGAGATTGTTATGTAAACCTTTCAGTGAGTATGCCAAGAATCAAAACAGTTGCCAGAATTGACAGCAAGCCAGTTGAGGGAAATTATTGCTGTCTCACAGCACTGCTGCAGTTTACTTCCCCTCTACAAGGAATGCCCGAAGCTTTGATGCATTTTACCAGAACTTTCCATCAATAAAAGATTTTCGCTTGATATGTAATGACTCCAGGTGATTTGTAATGATTTCTTACCTACATCAATCTGCTTGCGTTCATTTGGAGCCCCAGGCAAACACCATCTATATCACAGACGCAAGCTATTTTGTAAGGATTGATGGTAATTACTTCAGCTCACTTTATGATTTTAAATAAATCCTGAGCGTCTCTGGTTTAGCTCCATAACAACCTTTGCCCAGGAGAAGGAATGTGCAGTTGTCTTTGGTGCCATAAGCTTGAACTTCTAGTGGGAGTTTTCCATTCATTTAATGCCTTGTGCCTCCTACCCATGTTGCACACTTCCCActactcaccccaaccccccaccccagctgtgAATGATATTGTTTCATTTCCTCATTGTTTGTATGTTTCCAGTGAAGCCTCCCTGGTTCATTACAAGCCTAATTGTTTGGTAATATAGTGCTTATGCTACTGGATTTGTGATCCATCCAGGGAATGAAAGTTCAAATCCTACGACGGCagctgaatttctttttaaaaaatctggataTAAAAAGCTGATATCAATAAAAGTGACCTCGAAGCTAGCAGATTCTCATAAAAACCTGACTGATTCAGAAATGCCCTTGAAGGAAAGAAATTtgtcatccttgcctggtctgggcTATGTGATTCCAATCCTCCATCATTCTTAGTTGAttcttatctgccctctgaaatcaTTACATCATGCCAACCAGGAgttggcaataaatgcaggcgTCGCTGGCAATACCAGCACCCTGAGAATGAATCACAGGAAAAAAATACTGACTAATCTGTTTCAGCTCTGAGTTGGTTTGGGTGAGTCTGAGGATTAAGGGAGGATTGTACAGGTATTTCTAATTGAGCACTAGTTCTTTAGTGCTCACATTCCCACGTTCCACCAGAATATATCACTGCTCTCAGCTGAGCAGTAATATTAATCCTGAAGTCAGCTGCTTCTAACTGCAATAAGGCATGATTTTAATTGTGTCTGTGGTTCTCCTGACACTCGGAACCTTGTGTATTCTGGCAATGGTGAAGGGGAAGTCCCCTTTGGTCAAGGCTGTGGAGGTGAACCTGATTGCCTTATCGTCTCATGATCCAAGGCAGTGTGACCATGCAGGGAAACAGAGTAATTGGATCGTTTGAGGGCCACACTTGGGTGGGGCAGTGTATGTTGTCTTTTTACAAAGACGAACAGGAATCATACGAAGTTGTTGCTCTCCATTACTAGTAGCAATTTGACATTTGCTGTATATATTATTTGAACATAACCTCCAAAAAACAAACTGTTTGCGTTGCCAGTCACATTCCTTAGGGAGCAATTACAGGAGCTCCTCGGGATGCTTTCCTCTTTACTTGGGGGAATGCTGGCCTCATTTCAGTAATCCTTCATAGATTGTGCAAGCTCTTTGTATTATGGGAGGGAAAAGCCAGCTGATTGAATTGTGGATGAACCCCATCAGTTTGGGAGACGGAGGGGGAGCAATAACACAAATCTATGGTCCATTTTACCTTGATGATGTGGCATTATATTTTGACTAATATGAATCTGTTGAATGATTAAAGTTTCTGTTCTGCTCTTGTTTTTACAGATGCAATTATGAAATGTCCTGCCTCTTGATGTCATACGACATGAACTGCACTGATTGCAACTTAACGAGGCTAAGCAGCACAACCATGGGTAAGATGATGCTGGGACACAACGGGGTCAGAGGCAGCAGAGACTATGATGAGAGGGTGGCTGATACCGAGAGCAAGCACCGCAAGACATACCCACTCCGGAAACGTATGCACGCACAGCCAGGCAATTTCTCTTCCCCAGGGGTTGCCAAGGAGCTGGAAGGGACATCGGTTGATGGAATGAGCCCTGCTCAGGATattgtggagcagtgggattaccAAGGCAACCAGGACCGACTTGGAGGACAGGCACCCCAGGCAGAGAGAAGTGAAGACACTGGCAAAGAGAACTCCAAGATGGCAGCTGTGGCCCCACGTGCTGCTGAGTCACGCCCGCGAAGGCTGGCCAGCCTGAACGCGGAGGCGGTCAACAATCTGCTGCTGGAGCGCGAGGACTGCCCAACATCCAACAGGCGCTGCCGGAAAGGTCCCAGCTGTGGCGTGGAGTACGCTGAGAACCGGCCCGAGGGCAGGACGGGCCACCCGGCAAAAAAGCGGATGGGTAGCTTGGGTGGCTCATTGGATGGTGACGTTTTCACCTGCACTGAGAGTGAGCCTGCACCATCTGGGGGCAGCTGGGAGAGCGGGTTGACTGACCTACCGGCTAAGAAGCGCATGGCCAGTCTCAATGCTGCCGCATTCCTCAAGTTGAGCAACACCAAGGACGTTTCAGCTGGGCGGCGCAGCCGCATAGATGGAGAAAACAAACCGGGCAAGGTGACAGGCGGGACCCGGCCCTCCTGCCCGCATCCGCTGGCTGGGCGCCGCTGTCCTCGAGCCAAAAGAAGGGACTCCAGGAGTGACATCGCAACCAAGCTTTGCCTTGGCACTGACTCAGGGGATGGTGAAGGGCAGCGCAAAGAGGAGTCGACCAGCGCAGGGCAGCACTCAAGCACGTTACCTATTAACGCGGACCTTCCCTGCCCGTATACGGACAAGACCAATGGATATTTCCATCGGCTATCAATGCTTGTGGGAAGCCAAGCCATGATTCAGCCCAAGTACCAGGCTCTGGAGGAGAGCACTGCTTCTGGTGCCGAGTTTACACAACCAATGGCTCCATTTCAGTCGCACTCTACGTTGACTTTGCTGGACAATTTTGTGTCTGGTCCGGACCACTACGAGTTTCTgcctcctgaagtctgccttGCTTCCCCGGTGGACGATCTCTACCTACACTACGATCGAAGCGACTTGCTGCCCATTGGTTGTAATTCTCCGCATGGCTGTCACGTGTGCTCGGCTGCTTTCTCCTGCTGTACTCCGCCCGATGATGAAGGGAGTCTCCTCATTTCGCAGAGCGCTGTGCCCTCAGGTATTCCCTACTCGCACGCTCCATGTGGGGGTGGCCTTTGCTATGTGGGAGATACAACAACCATGCAGTGCATGGACGTGACTGGCTATGACCTTTGCAGAGTGCTCCATCCATCATTCAACAGGGATGTAGTTGGGAGGACTTTAACCTCCAACAGGACAAACTGTCTCCATGAGCTGGGGGCAAAAACAGGTATGTGGATGACAACCTAGATAAGACAAATGTTTATTAAGCAAGGGTATTTTACACTATAATTAGAGGCCATAAATACAAGGTAGTCATGAATAAATCCATTAGGAAGTTGAGAAGAAGcttacccagaaagtggtgagaacaTGAAACTTGCTACACATGGAGTAATGGAGGCATTTAATTTGGATGCATTTAGGGAGAAGCTAGATGAGGATAAAGAATCATTTATTGGTTACAGCACAAGCTCCTGCCAGCTGTCTGCAGGgactgccttttccctgtagccctataattttttttccattcatataaaattattcaattcccttttgaaagcgacggttgaatctgcctctaccatactcttaggcagtgcatttcaaatcTTAACTACACCCTGcataaaaagttttcctcatgctGCCTTTAGCTCTTGTGGAAGAAAGAAAATAGAGCTGTTAGGTTTTGGAGGGTTATGCTGCTAAGGGAGGATATGAGGAGGCTTGAGGAAAGTATAATTGctgacatggactggttgggctgaatggcctgtttttgtgttgtacATTCTATTTAATTATGGAGAAATATCTTCTGTAATAACCTCCTGAGAGTCTGGGGATGCAAAGAAACCCCGTGCAGGAGTGAAACATCACTTCTGATTGCACAGTGCTCTGTAACAGGCAAGTGGACTGTTCTAAGGTAAACGGGGTAATTAAGAATATACAAAAGAAAATCTCTTGACTGTGCAGTTGTGGTTTATCGGGCTCGCAGGGTGATGAAAATGATTGGGCTGTTGCTCGCTACGCGTGATCTTGCGGCTTGCACTTGGTTTTCCTGCAGCCGCCCCACTCCTGCTTGCCACCACTCCACagtgagggctcaggagagggagggaaagtcgATGAGTGGAGGTGAGTAGAAAGAATTAGTAAGTTATTAAATACTTTAATAACTATGCACTTGGTGTGCTGTATACGGTTATGAATGTGTTTATCATAATCCATTTTTGTTTTATGTAACAAAATCtgagcagcatctgcggagaggagcacagttaacgtttagagtctaaatgacccttcaacagaactaagtaaaaatagaagagaggtgaaatataagctggtttaagggggagtggatagagggctagtgataggtggagataaccaaaagatgtcacagacaaaaggacaaagaggtgttgaaggtggtgatattatctaaggaatgtgctaattaaggatagaaagcaggacaagcaaggtacagatagccctagtgaaggtggggtggggtgaaggaatcaaaaaaggctaaaagatagagataaaataatggatggaaatacatttaaaaataatggaagtagttgggaaaagaaaaatctatataaattattggaaaaaaaatggggggaatcggaaagggggtggggacggcggagagagttcatgatctaaaattgttgaactcaatatttagtccggaaggctgtaaagtgcctagtcagaagatgaggtgctattcctccagtttgcgttgagcttcattggaacaatgcagcaagccaaggatggacatgtggcctgagagcagggtggtgtgttgaaatggcaagcgacagggaggtatgggtaatgcttgcagacagcagtttcctctacattggagagaccaaacgcagactgggtgaccgctttgcagaacaccttcggtctgtccacaagcattacccagacctccctgtcccttgccatttcaacactctgctgtcatgcccacatgtccgtccttggcttgctgcattgttccaatgaagctcagttcaaactggaggaacagcacctcatcttccaactaggcactttacagccttccggactgaatattgagttcaacaattttagatcatgaactctctcctccatccccaccccctttctgattttccccccccccccccttttttttccaataatttatatagatttttcttatcccacctacttccattatttttaaatgtatttccatccattgttttatctctaccttttaaccttttttgattccttcaccccaccccacccccactagggctatctgtaccttgcttatcctgccttctacccttaattaacacattccttagataatatcaccaccttcaacacctctttgtccttttgtctgtgacattttttggttatctccacctataattggccctttatccagctctacttgtcccacaccccccttaaaccagcttatatttcacctcttctatttttacttagttctgttgaaaggtcttTTGGACTCAAAATGAtaattgtgctcctctccgcagatgctgccagacctgctgagtttttccaggtatttttgtttttgttttggatttccagcatccacagttttttgcttttaccacaaTTTCCTCTACCTTGTCAGGCTGCTTGGCTGACATCCAGTTCTAGATGCGCTTTAATTTCCTCCATTTAATCATTTAGGAAGAAGATTAAATCCATTGTCTTTGTGTCTACAACATACCTCTACCCACTGATTTCTCCCCCTTCTAGCCTTTGTCTCAAACTGTACGTGATAATTAACATCCTTGTGCCAGCTCCCATTCACCCTTCACCTCTGTACCCACTGAATTGAtattggtaacaaaaacagaaatacctggaaaaactcagcaggtctggcagcatcagcggagaagaaaaaagttgatgtttcgagtcctcatgaaccttcaacagaactgagtaaaattaggagaggggtgaaatataagctggtttaaggtggggggagaaagaTAAATTGATATTGGTTTCTGGTCCATCAATCCCCTGAAGCTAAAATTGTCTTGCTTGCGTTCAGATTCCTTCACAACATTGTCTCTCCTtgtgctgtaacctcctccagccttacaaatcTCAAAGAAATCTGCATTAGCTGACTAGCTCCTCtgctctagaattcccttcctaaactttCCCTACCTttccacctctcctccttttTAAGGCTCCCTAAAACCTCTTTGATccagcttttagtcatctgccctaattAGCTCAGTACAAgttgagtatcctttatccgtAAAACTGAACATGTCCAgaaacagcatttttttttaaacctcatCAACTTTTAGCATGGGAAGTTTCTGTCCAAAGCCAACACAAACCTCGCTGACCAAACCTGACCTTTAGCGCAGCATGTCTAATTGTTTGTCTCTGCTGTTTACCTTG
Proteins encoded:
- the bahd1 gene encoding bromo adjacent homology domain-containing 1 protein isoform X4, encoding MSCLLMSYDMNCTDCNLTRLSSTTMGKMMLGHNGVRGSRDYDERVADTESKHRKTYPLRKRMHAQPGNFSSPGVAKELEGTSVDGMSPAQDIVEQWDYQGNQDRLGGQAPQAERSEDTGKENSKMAAVAPRAAESRPRRLASLNAEAVNNLLLEREDCPTSNRRCRKGPSCGVEYAENRPEGRTGHPAKKRMGSLGGSLDGDVFTCTESEPAPSGGSWESGLTDLPAKKRMASLNAAAFLKLSNTKDVSAGRRSRIDGENKPGKVTGGTRPSCPHPLAGRRCPRAKRRDSRSDIATKLCLGTDSGDGEGQRKEESTSAGQHSSTLPINADLPCPYTDKTNGYFHRLSMLVGSQAMIQPKYQALEESTASGAEFTQPMAPFQSHSTLTLLDNFVSGPDHYEFLPPEVCLASPVDDLYLHYDRSDLLPIGCNSPHGCHVCSAAFSCCTPPDDEGSLLISQSAVPSGIPYSHAPCGGGLCYVGDTTTMQCMDVTGYDLCRVLHPSFNRDVVGRTLTSNRTNCLHELGAKTDGYRSLKPLSVTIPVTGHPVSPANPVSGCPVPPAPPAAEPVPHLQRPGSDTPATSRPHTLSMLKLSRECPQSSKPPNSSKSSLRNPASSPAQQSKAGTVHVESKQQRINRRRATNGWLPVGEPYEKPVYVVGEVELLIRKCYPAVQRDGEVIKVRDTVLLKSGPRKKSIPYVAKVSALWEDPTSGELMMSLYWYYRPEHIQGGRNPSIHCENEIFASRHQDENSVACIEEKCYVLTFSEYCRFCALAKWREEGAPDHRPMVPPSEEYSTPSHRKVPENTDPDLVFICRHVYDFRHGRTLKNPQ